In a single window of the Carassius gibelio isolate Cgi1373 ecotype wild population from Czech Republic chromosome A12, carGib1.2-hapl.c, whole genome shotgun sequence genome:
- the aclyb gene encoding ATP-citrate synthase isoform X2: MSAKAITEQTGKEFLYKYICTTAAVQNRFCCATVTADTDWARLTQDHPWLLTERLVVKPDQLIKRRGKLGLVAVDLNLEGVQEWLKSNLMTEITIGNAKGILKNFLIEPFVPHLQEEEFYVCVYTSREGSHVLFHHEGGVDVGDVDTKAHRLLVEIDEKLTEDMVTQQLLEHVTDEKKEVLANFIVGLFNLYEDLYFTYLEINPLVVTKEGVYILDMAAKIDATADYICKPKWGDVEFPPPFGREAYPEEAYIADLDAKSGASLKLTLLNPRGRIWTMVAGGGASVVYSDTICDLGGVDELANYGEYSGAPSEQQTYDYAKTILSLMTNEKHPDGKVLIIGGSIANFTNVAATFKGIVRAIKDYQGPLKEHEVTIFVRRGGPNYQEGLRVMGEVGKTTGIPIHVFGTETHMTAIVGMALGHRPIPNQPPVAAHTANFLLNTSASAATPARTRNTSFSEHKLTTGVTEGMTPTAGVPRAKATTLFTRQTKAIVWGMQTRAVQGMMDFDYVCSREEPSVVAMIYPFTGDHKQKFYWGHKEILLPVYKNMADAMKKHPDVDVLISFASLRSAFDSTMETMQYPQIHTIAIIAEGIPEALTCKLIKTANEKGVTIIGPATVGGIKPGCFKIGNTGGMLDNILASKLYRPGSVAYVSRSGGMSNELNNIISHTTDGVFEGVAIGGDRFPGSTFMEHVLRYQDTPGVKMIVVLGEIGGTEEYNICQGIADGRITKPVVCWCIGTCATMFSSEVQFGHAGACANQASETAVAKNQALREAGAFVPNSFDELGDVIKFVYDDLVAKGVIVPAQEVPPPTVPMDYSWARELGLIRKPASFMTSICDERGQELIYAGMPITEVFKEEMGLGGVLGLLWFQRRLPRYACHFIEMCLMVTADHGPAVSGAHNTIVCARAGKDLVSSLTSGLLTIGDRFGGALDAAAKQFSKAFDSGLLPMEFVNKMKKDGVLIMGIGHRVKSINNPDMRVQILKDFVKQHFPSTQLLDYALEVEKITTSKKPNLILNVDGFIGVAFVDLLRTCGGFTRDEADEFVEIGTLNGIFVLGRSIGFIGHYLDQKRLKQGLYRHPWDDISYVLPEHMSM; encoded by the exons ATGTCTGCTAAGGCCATTACTGAGCAGACAGGAAAAGAGTTCCTGTATAAATACATCTGCACCACAGCAGCCGTGCAAAACCGTTTCTGCTGTGCTACCGTCACTGCAGACACCGACTGGGCCCGCCTTACGCAGGACCATCCGTGGCTGCTAACAGAA AGGCTGGTTGTGAAGCCAGATCAGCTGATCAAACGCAGGGGGAAGCTGGGATTGGTGGCAGTTGACCTGAACCTTGAGGGGGTCCAGGAATGGCTGAAATCGAATCTGATGACAGAAATCACG ATTGGGAATGCAAAAGGGATCTTAAAGAACTTCCTCATTGAGCCGTTTGTGCCTCACTTACAG GAAGAGgagttttatgtgtgtgtatacacaagcCGAGAAGGCAGTCATGTGCTGTTCCATCATGAAGGTGGGGTGGATGTTGGAGACGTGGACACCAAAGCCCACAGACTTTTGGTGGAAATAGATGAGAAACTCACGGAGGACATGGTTACCCAGCAGTTACTTGAACATGTTACAGATGAGAAGAAAGA agTGCTGGCAAACTTCATAGTGGGTCTCTTCAATTTGTATGAGGATCTTTACTTCACATATCTGGAGATCAATCCACtgg TGGTCACTAAGGAAGGAGTGTACATCTTGGATATGGCAGCCAAAATTGATGCTACTGCAGACTATATCTGCAAGCCCAAGTGGGGTGATGTGGAGTTTCCTCCTCCGTTTGGCAGAGAAGCTTATCCTGAG GAAGCATACATAGCAGATCTTGATGCTAAGAGTGGCGCCAGTCTGAAACTCACCCTGCTGAATCCCAGAGGACGCATCTGGACCATGGTGGCTGGCGGCGGTGCATCAGTGGTGTACAG TGATACCATCTGTGATCTGGGTGGAGTAGATGAACTGGCAAACTATGGGGAGTATTCTGGAGCTCCCAGCGAGCAGCAGACGTATGACTACGCAAAGACTATCCTCTCTCTAATGACCAATGAGAAACACCCTGATG GAAAGGTGTTGATCATTGGCGGCAGTATTGCTAACTTCACTAATGTAGCAGCTACCTTCAAG GGCATTGTGAGGGCTATCAAAGACTACCAGGGGCCCCTAAAAGAACATGAGGTTACCATCTTTGTTCGACGTGGAGGTCCAAACTACCAGGAAGGGCTGAGAGTGATGGGAGAAGTTG GAAAGACTACTGGAATTCCCATCCATGTCTTCGGCACAGAGACTCACATGACCGCAATTGTTGGCATGGCACTTGGTCATCGACCAATCCCCAATCAGCCTCCAGTGGCAGCACACACTGCAAATTTCCTATTGAACACCAGTGCTAGTGCAGCT ACGCCAGCAAGAACCAGAAATACTTCATTCTCTGAACACAAACTGACCACTGGTGTCACCGAGGGCATGACACCCACAGCAGGTGTTCCACGAG CTAAAGCCACGACTCTATTCACCAGGCAGACTAAGGCAATCGTGTGGGGCATGCAGACACGGGCAGTTCAGGGCATGATGGACTTTGACTACGTGTGTTCACGTGAAGAGCCCTCTGTTGTTGCAATGATCTACCCCTTCAC TGGTGACCACAAGCAGAAGTTTTACTGGGGTCATAAGGAGATCTTACTTCCCGTCTATAAGAACATGGCTGATGCTATGAAGAAACATCCAGATGTGGATGTGCTCATAAGTTTTGCCTCCCTTCGCTCAGCTTTCGACAGCACCATGGAGACAATGCAGTATCCTCAG ATACACACTATAGCTATCATAGCTGAAGGGATTCCTGAAGCTCTAACCTGCAAACTCATCAAAACAGCCAATGAAAAGGGTGTCACTATCATTGGACCCGCAACT GTTGGCGGTATAAAGCCAGGCTGCTTTAAGATCGGGAACACAGGTGGGATGCTTGACAACATCCTGGCATCAAAGCTGTATAGACCGGGCAGTGTGGCATATGTGTCCCGCTCAGGAGGGATGTCCAATGAACTCAACAACATCATATCGCACACTACAGATGGAGTTTTTGAGGGAGTTGCTATTGGAGGAGACAG ATTTCCTGGCTCTACGTTCATGGAGCATGTTCTGAGATATCAGGACACTCCAGGAGTCAAGATGATTGTAGTGCTGGGAGAG ATTGGTGGCACAGAAGAGTATAACATCTGTCAGGGCATTGCAGATGGCAGAATCACTAAACCAGTCGTGTGCTGGTGTATTGGAACGTGTGCCACCATGTTCTCATCTGAG gtgcAGTTTGGTCATGCGGGAGCATGTGCCAATCAAGCGTCAGAGACAGCTGTGGCCAAAAATCAAGCACTGCGGGAAGCAGGTGCATTTGTGCCCAATAGCTTTGATGAATTAGGTGATGTCATCAA gTTTGTGTATGATGATCTTGTCGCGAAAGGAGTCATTGTTCCAGCACAGGAAGTTCCTCCTCCTACCGTCCCAATGGATTACTCCTGGGCAAGA GAGCTGGGTTTGATTCGTAAACCTGCATCATTCATGACTAGTATCTGTGATGAAAGGGGCCAGGAGCTCATATATGCTGGTATGCCCATCACCGAGGTGTTCAAAGAGGAAATGGGACTAGGAGGGGTACTGGGCCTGCTGTGGTTTCAGAGGAG ATTACCACGTTACGCATGTCATTTCATCGAGATGTGTTTGATGGTGACTGCAGATCATGGGCCGGCTGTATCTGGTGCTCATAACACTATTGTGTGCGCTCGTGCCGGTAAAGACCTGGTGTCCAGTCTGACCTCTGGACTTCTGACAATA ggAGATAGATTCGGTGGTGCACTAGACGCAGCTGCTAAACAGTTCAGTAAAGCGTTCGACAGCGGCCTGCTGCCCATGGAGTTTGTCAACAAGATGAAGAAAGATGGTGTACTGATTATGGGCATCGGGCATAGAGTCAAATCA ATCAATAACCCTGATATGAGGGTGCAGATCCTGAAGGACTTTGTGAAGCAGCATTTCCCATCAACACAGTTACTGGACTACGCCCTTGAAGTAGAGAAGATCACAACCTCCAAG AAACCTAACCTTATTCTAAACGTTGATGGTTTTATTGGTGTGGCTTTTGTGGACCTCTTAAGAACATGTGGAGGATTCACACG GGATGAGGCGGATGAGTTTGTTGAGATCGGGACTCTTAATGGAATCTTCGTTCTGGGACGCAGCATTGGTTTCATCG GTCACTATCTGGACCAGAAACGTCTGAAACAGGGTCTCTACCGCCACCCATGGGATGATATCTCCTACGTCCTTCCTGAGCACATGTCTATGTAA
- the aclyb gene encoding ATP-citrate synthase isoform X1 produces MSAKAITEQTGKEFLYKYICTTAAVQNRFCCATVTADTDWARLTQDHPWLLTERLVVKPDQLIKRRGKLGLVAVDLNLEGVQEWLKSNLMTEITIGNAKGILKNFLIEPFVPHLQEEEFYVCVYTSREGSHVLFHHEGGVDVGDVDTKAHRLLVEIDEKLTEDMVTQQLLEHVTDEKKEVLANFIVGLFNLYEDLYFTYLEINPLVVTKEGVYILDMAAKIDATADYICKPKWGDVEFPPPFGREAYPEEAYIADLDAKSGASLKLTLLNPRGRIWTMVAGGGASVVYSDTICDLGGVDELANYGEYSGAPSEQQTYDYAKTILSLMTNEKHPDGKVLIIGGSIANFTNVAATFKGIVRAIKDYQGPLKEHEVTIFVRRGGPNYQEGLRVMGEVGKTTGIPIHVFGTETHMTAIVGMALGHRPIPNQPPVAAHTANFLLNTSASAATPARTRNTSFSEHKLTTGVTEGMTPTAGVPRVSWSATAMFNAEVKAKATTLFTRQTKAIVWGMQTRAVQGMMDFDYVCSREEPSVVAMIYPFTGDHKQKFYWGHKEILLPVYKNMADAMKKHPDVDVLISFASLRSAFDSTMETMQYPQIHTIAIIAEGIPEALTCKLIKTANEKGVTIIGPATVGGIKPGCFKIGNTGGMLDNILASKLYRPGSVAYVSRSGGMSNELNNIISHTTDGVFEGVAIGGDRFPGSTFMEHVLRYQDTPGVKMIVVLGEIGGTEEYNICQGIADGRITKPVVCWCIGTCATMFSSEVQFGHAGACANQASETAVAKNQALREAGAFVPNSFDELGDVIKFVYDDLVAKGVIVPAQEVPPPTVPMDYSWARELGLIRKPASFMTSICDERGQELIYAGMPITEVFKEEMGLGGVLGLLWFQRRLPRYACHFIEMCLMVTADHGPAVSGAHNTIVCARAGKDLVSSLTSGLLTIGDRFGGALDAAAKQFSKAFDSGLLPMEFVNKMKKDGVLIMGIGHRVKSINNPDMRVQILKDFVKQHFPSTQLLDYALEVEKITTSKKPNLILNVDGFIGVAFVDLLRTCGGFTRDEADEFVEIGTLNGIFVLGRSIGFIGHYLDQKRLKQGLYRHPWDDISYVLPEHMSM; encoded by the exons ATGTCTGCTAAGGCCATTACTGAGCAGACAGGAAAAGAGTTCCTGTATAAATACATCTGCACCACAGCAGCCGTGCAAAACCGTTTCTGCTGTGCTACCGTCACTGCAGACACCGACTGGGCCCGCCTTACGCAGGACCATCCGTGGCTGCTAACAGAA AGGCTGGTTGTGAAGCCAGATCAGCTGATCAAACGCAGGGGGAAGCTGGGATTGGTGGCAGTTGACCTGAACCTTGAGGGGGTCCAGGAATGGCTGAAATCGAATCTGATGACAGAAATCACG ATTGGGAATGCAAAAGGGATCTTAAAGAACTTCCTCATTGAGCCGTTTGTGCCTCACTTACAG GAAGAGgagttttatgtgtgtgtatacacaagcCGAGAAGGCAGTCATGTGCTGTTCCATCATGAAGGTGGGGTGGATGTTGGAGACGTGGACACCAAAGCCCACAGACTTTTGGTGGAAATAGATGAGAAACTCACGGAGGACATGGTTACCCAGCAGTTACTTGAACATGTTACAGATGAGAAGAAAGA agTGCTGGCAAACTTCATAGTGGGTCTCTTCAATTTGTATGAGGATCTTTACTTCACATATCTGGAGATCAATCCACtgg TGGTCACTAAGGAAGGAGTGTACATCTTGGATATGGCAGCCAAAATTGATGCTACTGCAGACTATATCTGCAAGCCCAAGTGGGGTGATGTGGAGTTTCCTCCTCCGTTTGGCAGAGAAGCTTATCCTGAG GAAGCATACATAGCAGATCTTGATGCTAAGAGTGGCGCCAGTCTGAAACTCACCCTGCTGAATCCCAGAGGACGCATCTGGACCATGGTGGCTGGCGGCGGTGCATCAGTGGTGTACAG TGATACCATCTGTGATCTGGGTGGAGTAGATGAACTGGCAAACTATGGGGAGTATTCTGGAGCTCCCAGCGAGCAGCAGACGTATGACTACGCAAAGACTATCCTCTCTCTAATGACCAATGAGAAACACCCTGATG GAAAGGTGTTGATCATTGGCGGCAGTATTGCTAACTTCACTAATGTAGCAGCTACCTTCAAG GGCATTGTGAGGGCTATCAAAGACTACCAGGGGCCCCTAAAAGAACATGAGGTTACCATCTTTGTTCGACGTGGAGGTCCAAACTACCAGGAAGGGCTGAGAGTGATGGGAGAAGTTG GAAAGACTACTGGAATTCCCATCCATGTCTTCGGCACAGAGACTCACATGACCGCAATTGTTGGCATGGCACTTGGTCATCGACCAATCCCCAATCAGCCTCCAGTGGCAGCACACACTGCAAATTTCCTATTGAACACCAGTGCTAGTGCAGCT ACGCCAGCAAGAACCAGAAATACTTCATTCTCTGAACACAAACTGACCACTGGTGTCACCGAGGGCATGACACCCACAGCAGGTGTTCCACGAG TTTCATGGTCTGCAACAGCCATGTTTAATGCAGAGGTTAAAG CTAAAGCCACGACTCTATTCACCAGGCAGACTAAGGCAATCGTGTGGGGCATGCAGACACGGGCAGTTCAGGGCATGATGGACTTTGACTACGTGTGTTCACGTGAAGAGCCCTCTGTTGTTGCAATGATCTACCCCTTCAC TGGTGACCACAAGCAGAAGTTTTACTGGGGTCATAAGGAGATCTTACTTCCCGTCTATAAGAACATGGCTGATGCTATGAAGAAACATCCAGATGTGGATGTGCTCATAAGTTTTGCCTCCCTTCGCTCAGCTTTCGACAGCACCATGGAGACAATGCAGTATCCTCAG ATACACACTATAGCTATCATAGCTGAAGGGATTCCTGAAGCTCTAACCTGCAAACTCATCAAAACAGCCAATGAAAAGGGTGTCACTATCATTGGACCCGCAACT GTTGGCGGTATAAAGCCAGGCTGCTTTAAGATCGGGAACACAGGTGGGATGCTTGACAACATCCTGGCATCAAAGCTGTATAGACCGGGCAGTGTGGCATATGTGTCCCGCTCAGGAGGGATGTCCAATGAACTCAACAACATCATATCGCACACTACAGATGGAGTTTTTGAGGGAGTTGCTATTGGAGGAGACAG ATTTCCTGGCTCTACGTTCATGGAGCATGTTCTGAGATATCAGGACACTCCAGGAGTCAAGATGATTGTAGTGCTGGGAGAG ATTGGTGGCACAGAAGAGTATAACATCTGTCAGGGCATTGCAGATGGCAGAATCACTAAACCAGTCGTGTGCTGGTGTATTGGAACGTGTGCCACCATGTTCTCATCTGAG gtgcAGTTTGGTCATGCGGGAGCATGTGCCAATCAAGCGTCAGAGACAGCTGTGGCCAAAAATCAAGCACTGCGGGAAGCAGGTGCATTTGTGCCCAATAGCTTTGATGAATTAGGTGATGTCATCAA gTTTGTGTATGATGATCTTGTCGCGAAAGGAGTCATTGTTCCAGCACAGGAAGTTCCTCCTCCTACCGTCCCAATGGATTACTCCTGGGCAAGA GAGCTGGGTTTGATTCGTAAACCTGCATCATTCATGACTAGTATCTGTGATGAAAGGGGCCAGGAGCTCATATATGCTGGTATGCCCATCACCGAGGTGTTCAAAGAGGAAATGGGACTAGGAGGGGTACTGGGCCTGCTGTGGTTTCAGAGGAG ATTACCACGTTACGCATGTCATTTCATCGAGATGTGTTTGATGGTGACTGCAGATCATGGGCCGGCTGTATCTGGTGCTCATAACACTATTGTGTGCGCTCGTGCCGGTAAAGACCTGGTGTCCAGTCTGACCTCTGGACTTCTGACAATA ggAGATAGATTCGGTGGTGCACTAGACGCAGCTGCTAAACAGTTCAGTAAAGCGTTCGACAGCGGCCTGCTGCCCATGGAGTTTGTCAACAAGATGAAGAAAGATGGTGTACTGATTATGGGCATCGGGCATAGAGTCAAATCA ATCAATAACCCTGATATGAGGGTGCAGATCCTGAAGGACTTTGTGAAGCAGCATTTCCCATCAACACAGTTACTGGACTACGCCCTTGAAGTAGAGAAGATCACAACCTCCAAG AAACCTAACCTTATTCTAAACGTTGATGGTTTTATTGGTGTGGCTTTTGTGGACCTCTTAAGAACATGTGGAGGATTCACACG GGATGAGGCGGATGAGTTTGTTGAGATCGGGACTCTTAATGGAATCTTCGTTCTGGGACGCAGCATTGGTTTCATCG GTCACTATCTGGACCAGAAACGTCTGAAACAGGGTCTCTACCGCCACCCATGGGATGATATCTCCTACGTCCTTCCTGAGCACATGTCTATGTAA